The following proteins are co-located in the Xiphophorus hellerii strain 12219 chromosome 2, Xiphophorus_hellerii-4.1, whole genome shotgun sequence genome:
- the LOC116735420 gene encoding C-C motif chemokine 3-like, giving the protein MKTLAVGLLLLLCAVYCCNAMPQGPNALKPGKCCFHFFTGRIPVGEIRSIAKTHENCSKRGFVINTPRGDYCVDMNQKWAIKAFLKTPKQVATSASLPV; this is encoded by the exons ATGAAGACTCTCGCCGTgggactgctgctgctgctgtgcgcCGTCTACTGCTGCAATGCAATGC CTCAGGGACCAAATGCCTTGAAGCCCGGGAAGTGCTGCTTTCACTTCTTCACAGGCAGGATTCCCGTCGGCGAGATTCGGTCCATTGCCAAAACTCACGAGAACTGCTCCAAACGAGGATTTGT GATCAACACCCCGCGAGGAGACTACTGTGTGGACATGAATCAGAAATGGGCCATCAAAGCTTTCCTGAAAACCCCGAAACAAGTTGCCACGTCCGCTTCCCTTCCGGTCTAA
- the LOC116710393 gene encoding C-C motif chemokine 4-like: MKTLCLSVGMILIIACCCDAMPVAVQYNTGPITCCDQFSNMRVSRKMIVDITRTHSSCMKRGYIVETVKGRLICFRQSTTWVEKTYNRMSNSEGSGLQQ; encoded by the exons ATGAAGACTCTCTGCCTGTCCGTAGGAATGATACTGATCATTGCCTGCTGCTGCGACGCCATGC CTGTGGCAGTACAGTACAACACAGGTCCAATAACCTGTTGTGACCAATTCAGCAACATGAGAGTGTCAAGAAAAATGATTGTGGACATAACAAGGACCCACAGCTCCTGCATGAAAAGAGGATACAT AGTAGAGACTGTAAAGGGACGATTAATCTGCTTCAGACAGTCCACTACATGGGTTGAGAAGACTTACAATCGAATGAGCAACTCTGAAGGCAGCGGCCTGCAACAATGA
- the LOC116710387 gene encoding C-C motif chemokine 3-like — protein sequence MKTLCLSVGMILIIACCCDAMPDEVKYNTGPITCCDQFSNMKVPRKMIVDIIKTHSSCMKRGYIVETVKRRLICFRQSTTWVEEAYNQMINSEGSGLQQ from the exons ATGAAGACTCTCTGCCTGTCCGTAGGAATGATACTGATCATCGCCTGCTGCTGCGACGCCATGC CTGACGAAGTAAAGTACAACACAGGTCCAATAACCTGTTGTGACCAATTCAGCAACATGAAAGTGCCAAGAAAAATGATTGTGGACATAATAAAGACCCACAGCTCCTGCATGAAAAGAGGATACAT AGTAGAGACTGTAAAGAGACGATTAATCTGCTTCAGACAGTCCACTACATGGGTTGAGGAGGCTTACAATCAAATGATCAACTCTGAAGGCAGCGGCCTGCAACAATGA
- the LOC116710366 gene encoding C-C motif chemokine 3-like, with product MKTLCLSVGMILIIACCCDAMPDAVQYNTGPITCCDQFSNMRVPRKMIVDITRTHSSCTIKGFIVETVKRRLICFRQSTTWVEEAYNQMINSEGIDLQQ from the exons ATGAAGACTCTCTGCCTGTCCGTAGGAATGATACTGATCATCGCCTGCTGCTGCGACGCCATGC CTGACGCAGTACAGTACAACACTGGTCCAATAACCTGTTGTGACCAATTCAGCAACATGAGAGTGCCAAGAAAAATGATTGTGGACATAACAAGGACCCACAGCTCCTGCACTATTAAAGGATTCAT AGTAGAGACTGTAAAGAGACGATTAATCTGCTTCAGACAGTCCACTACATGGGTTGAGGAGGCTTACAATCAAATGATCAACTCTGAAGGCATCGACCTGCAACAATGA
- the LOC116710376 gene encoding C-C motif chemokine 3-like has product MKTLCLSVGMILIIACCCDAMPVAVQYNTGPITCCDQFSNMRVSRKMIVDITRTHSSCMKKGYIVETVKRRLICFRQSTTWVEEAYNQTINSEGSGLQQ; this is encoded by the exons ATGAAGACTCTCTGCCTGTCCGTAGGAATGATACTGATCATCGCCTGCTGCTGCGACGCCATGC CTGTGGCAGTACAGTACAACACAGGTCCAATAACCTGTTGTGACCAATTCAGCAACATGAGAGTGTCAAGAAAAATGATTGTGGACATAACAAGGACCCACAGCTCCTGCATGAAAAAAGGATACAT AGTAGAGACTGTAAAGAGACGATTAATCTGCTTCAGGCAGTCCACTACATGGGTTGAGGAGGCTTACAATCAAACGATCAACTCTGAAGGCAGCGGCCTGCAACAATGA